A portion of the Paenibacillus hamazuiensis genome contains these proteins:
- a CDS encoding TetR/AcrR family transcriptional regulator, which produces MMQVKKSDILITALRLFIEQGYHATSIQDILDQTNISRGTFYKHFQTKGELFRDVLVYSEEKMYVDRDQLLIGQDETNKDIFIRQLEVMMNYRVEKKVDALLMDALVSNDNEIIAFLKQIRQQWAYWFFTRMKQIYPEYRDYIADATIFLTGILHNANEINNVQIQPKPMIEICNYCFSLVDEVLSLLKHKRIRLFNIEEFEQSLLSIGQVDFPYNDLMLSAGNLKKLIEKLPANNDNRQHALDLLQFVQNEAMSENPRKAVISSCLKSLMNIKSIMNTDELVIYMDTLKKLGFCPVDLNP; this is translated from the coding sequence ATGATGCAGGTGAAAAAATCCGATATATTAATTACGGCTCTCCGTCTTTTTATTGAACAAGGTTATCATGCCACATCGATCCAGGACATTCTTGACCAAACCAATATTTCAAGAGGAACTTTTTATAAACACTTTCAAACAAAAGGAGAACTATTCAGGGATGTACTTGTATATTCCGAAGAAAAAATGTATGTGGATCGCGATCAACTTTTAATCGGACAGGATGAAACGAACAAAGATATCTTTATTCGTCAGTTAGAAGTTATGATGAACTATCGCGTAGAAAAAAAAGTAGATGCATTGCTCATGGATGCTTTAGTATCCAACGATAATGAAATTATTGCTTTCTTAAAACAGATTAGGCAACAATGGGCATATTGGTTCTTCACAAGGATGAAGCAGATTTACCCAGAATATCGAGATTATATTGCTGATGCTACAATTTTTTTAACGGGGATTCTGCATAATGCCAACGAAATAAATAATGTTCAAATCCAACCAAAACCTATGATTGAAATTTGCAATTATTGTTTTAGTCTGGTAGATGAAGTACTTTCATTACTCAAACATAAGCGAATACGGCTATTTAATATTGAAGAGTTTGAACAGTCTTTACTTAGTATAGGACAAGTAGATTTCCCTTATAATGACCTTATGTTAAGTGCTGGGAATTTAAAGAAATTAATTGAGAAACTTCCTGCAAATAACGATAATAGGCAGCACGCCCTTGATTTGTTACAATTTGTGCAGAATGAAGCAATGTCTGAGAATCCGCGGAAAGCCGTAATCTCAAGTTGTTTAAAATCTTTAATGAATATAAAAAGCATTATGAATACTGATGAATTGGTAATTTACATGGATACATTAAAAAAGCTAGGGTTCTGTCCTGTGGACCTGAATCCGTGA
- a CDS encoding DUF4832 domain-containing protein yields the protein MLRKSALSLLLIVALLYVIVPFGSASAATLSYTGDFATAFPNPERGYHNRYEIIDDPGVNDYASSATSIAGFNPDMLDRTFARAKADGDTLIHSYIHLDKYKNTDPLPQALLDNLASGLAAIRAAGLKIVLRPAYAWSDSPSVPESRILGHIQQLDAVIAANADVVNHLEAGYLGPWGEWHTSQYTDPFNRTEADTRYRIIQKILSTTPASIPVVIRYPIFIKEVTELPAPSGSTALTQQDKDRIGFHNDCFLSDSADMGTYDNNSWMGWYYVEEKKQWMYDMATASGANKMVGGETCDSAGSNDAAGVNVQREMSKLHFTEINEDYAPVNLNIWKAANLDASGNDPAETAFTRIKRKLGYRLRMVDATFPTSASPGAGFTFSAHLSNDGYAGIIKPRPAFLVFDNGTQRYDVPLSGLDPRQWVSGTVNVPPQTVALPANMTAGTYKLAFWLPDNAPGLRSRPEYSVRLANTGMWDAAKGYNVLSNAVTVGTPTIPAAPTNLTATAGNGQTTLSWKESSGAASYSVFRSTTSGSGYAQIAGNIAGTSYVDTGLNNGTTYYYVVTAVNSAGSSSSSNQASATPNNNVTVPSAPTGLTATAGNAQVALTWKASAGATSYTVLRSTTNGSGYSAIADNVGDTAYSDAGVTNGTTYYYVVQAVNSAGSSGISAQASATPSAPATAVTIDSFPSQANFAAKINDLNQTISWSMDSIYYGSDTSGNLVMNSSSAGQYLQENVNQSLAGLQNLIIRARDWGETDTEQHWNVVLNDGTDHTVGPLSAYGNINGSYVDLSIPLASFGANLANTKYIRIVHKDATYAVLLIDAIKTDGPAGGGGGGDTQAPTAPSNVNGAASSTWIHLSWTASTDNRGVTGYDVYRGGSLIGSSTSNGFLDTGLAPNTAYTYTVKAKDAAGNVSPASAPATITTLAPDTTGDLPTVPGGLPVNPYPSQTPDSSLTVHALAKGTDPVTNPLKGFAIWFYPGDRADKTTMQYGGINNSVEWRYFGLGELMTGMNTFEWEPMEAALDEVASHGKQLALRVASCQSFSSKDYPDFLSGQIRNGCILNYDSPTVKQAFQNFIAAFGAKYDGDPRIAFITMGLVGYWGEWHTWPNDGSNGTENWMISDAGANVLMDAYNAAFRKTPVENRYPRSGGGTHLTSLSRIGYHDDSFAYKENDPNLGKVGSMTLPLSMGGKTDAQLTQALLYGAENKWVTGSFGGEVRPEVQGNLFDPASATKDDALADIEMTHDTWMICQNCKYNKNDPNEVAAWQKMGYNFYASNAYFNNTVSGSFKVGVQIVNTGVAPFYYDPDMYPVELALKDGSGSIVKTWTTNWDLRKIMPLQIRAFPDWNVPGNPTYVNFGTPQYFDATVSAAGVTPGSYQLAMHIYNPLWKIKEADVRAKGHMPSYLPWNNPLPILFANQSQGADGWLGLGTIAIQ from the coding sequence ATGTTACGCAAAAGTGCATTGTCTCTCTTGCTTATCGTCGCCCTCTTGTATGTCATCGTCCCGTTCGGCTCAGCATCCGCCGCCACCCTCTCCTATACGGGAGATTTCGCGACTGCATTTCCGAATCCCGAACGCGGATATCATAACCGCTATGAAATCATCGACGACCCTGGCGTCAACGACTATGCCAGTTCCGCGACGAGCATCGCCGGCTTCAATCCGGATATGCTCGACCGAACCTTCGCCCGCGCCAAGGCGGACGGGGACACCCTCATTCATAGCTATATCCATCTCGACAAGTACAAAAATACCGATCCACTCCCCCAAGCGCTGCTGGACAACTTGGCGTCCGGGCTAGCCGCGATCCGCGCCGCAGGCTTGAAGATCGTCCTGCGTCCCGCGTACGCTTGGTCCGACTCCCCGTCCGTCCCCGAGAGCCGCATCCTCGGCCATATACAGCAGTTGGATGCCGTCATTGCCGCCAACGCGGATGTGGTCAATCACCTCGAAGCCGGTTATCTTGGCCCTTGGGGAGAATGGCACACGAGCCAATACACCGATCCGTTTAATCGCACCGAAGCCGACACCCGTTACCGGATCATCCAGAAAATTTTGAGCACGACTCCGGCTTCGATTCCAGTTGTGATCCGTTACCCCATCTTCATCAAAGAAGTGACGGAACTTCCCGCGCCTTCAGGCTCAACCGCCCTTACGCAACAGGACAAAGACCGGATCGGCTTCCATAACGACTGCTTCTTGTCCGACAGCGCCGATATGGGCACCTACGACAATAACTCTTGGATGGGCTGGTACTATGTCGAAGAGAAGAAACAATGGATGTACGACATGGCGACGGCTTCCGGCGCCAACAAAATGGTCGGTGGGGAAACGTGCGACTCCGCGGGCTCCAACGACGCCGCCGGCGTTAATGTACAAAGAGAAATGAGCAAGCTGCATTTCACCGAAATCAACGAAGACTACGCGCCGGTGAATCTGAACATATGGAAAGCCGCCAATCTGGACGCTTCCGGCAACGATCCGGCCGAAACCGCCTTTACGCGCATCAAGCGGAAGCTCGGATACCGCTTGCGAATGGTCGATGCGACTTTTCCGACTTCGGCGAGTCCTGGCGCGGGCTTCACCTTCTCCGCGCACCTGAGCAACGACGGATACGCCGGCATCATCAAGCCCAGGCCCGCATTCCTCGTGTTCGACAACGGTACGCAGCGATACGATGTGCCGCTGTCCGGCCTGGACCCGCGGCAATGGGTCAGCGGCACGGTTAACGTACCGCCGCAGACAGTCGCATTGCCTGCCAATATGACGGCCGGCACCTACAAGCTGGCCTTCTGGCTGCCGGATAACGCCCCCGGCTTGCGTTCGCGCCCGGAATATTCCGTGCGTCTTGCGAATACCGGCATGTGGGACGCCGCGAAAGGCTACAACGTCTTATCGAACGCCGTGACGGTCGGCACGCCGACGATACCCGCCGCTCCGACGAATTTGACTGCGACGGCCGGCAATGGCCAGACGACGCTCTCATGGAAGGAATCATCCGGTGCGGCGAGCTATTCCGTGTTCCGTTCGACGACGAGCGGATCGGGGTACGCCCAAATCGCCGGCAACATTGCCGGTACAAGTTATGTGGACACCGGGCTGAACAACGGCACGACGTATTATTACGTGGTGACGGCCGTCAATTCAGCCGGCAGCAGCAGCAGCTCCAATCAAGCATCCGCTACACCTAACAATAACGTGACGGTTCCCTCCGCTCCCACCGGTTTAACAGCGACGGCTGGCAATGCGCAGGTGGCGCTGACTTGGAAGGCGTCTGCCGGCGCGACAAGCTATACCGTGCTGAGATCGACGACGAACGGCTCGGGTTATTCCGCGATCGCCGACAATGTGGGCGATACAGCTTATTCCGACGCCGGAGTGACAAACGGCACGACTTACTATTACGTTGTGCAGGCGGTCAATTCGGCCGGCAGCAGCGGCATTTCCGCGCAGGCGAGCGCAACGCCTTCGGCTCCCGCGACGGCGGTCACGATCGACTCATTCCCGAGTCAGGCGAACTTCGCCGCGAAAATCAACGACCTGAATCAAACGATCAGTTGGTCGATGGACAGCATTTACTACGGTTCGGACACGTCCGGCAATCTGGTCATGAACTCCAGTTCGGCCGGCCAATATTTGCAGGAAAACGTCAATCAAAGCTTGGCGGGTTTGCAAAATTTAATCATCAGAGCCCGCGACTGGGGCGAGACCGATACGGAGCAGCATTGGAACGTCGTGCTGAACGACGGAACCGACCATACCGTCGGTCCGCTCTCCGCCTACGGCAACATCAACGGCAGCTATGTGGACTTGTCCATTCCGCTAGCGAGCTTTGGCGCCAACCTTGCGAATACGAAATACATCCGCATCGTTCATAAAGACGCGACCTATGCCGTGCTGCTAATCGATGCGATCAAGACCGACGGGCCAGCCGGTGGCGGGGGAGGCGGCGATACGCAAGCGCCGACGGCTCCGTCCAACGTGAACGGTGCCGCCTCAAGCACGTGGATCCATTTGTCATGGACTGCCTCCACCGATAACCGCGGCGTCACCGGCTACGATGTTTATCGCGGCGGTTCGCTCATCGGCTCTTCGACAAGCAACGGTTTCCTGGATACGGGACTGGCGCCAAATACGGCTTATACTTACACCGTGAAAGCGAAAGACGCCGCCGGCAACGTTTCACCCGCCAGCGCGCCGGCGACGATTACGACGCTCGCTCCCGACACGACCGGCGATCTTCCGACGGTGCCGGGAGGCCTGCCGGTTAACCCTTACCCGTCCCAGACGCCGGACAGCTCTTTGACCGTACATGCGCTGGCGAAAGGAACCGATCCGGTAACGAATCCGCTTAAAGGCTTCGCCATCTGGTTTTATCCCGGCGACCGCGCCGACAAAACGACGATGCAATACGGCGGCATCAACAACTCGGTCGAATGGCGTTACTTCGGCCTGGGTGAGCTGATGACCGGCATGAACACGTTCGAGTGGGAACCGATGGAGGCGGCATTGGACGAAGTCGCTTCCCACGGCAAACAGCTGGCGCTGCGCGTCGCTTCGTGCCAATCGTTTTCCAGCAAAGATTATCCCGACTTTCTGTCCGGGCAAATCCGCAATGGCTGCATCTTGAATTATGATTCTCCGACCGTCAAGCAGGCGTTCCAAAACTTCATCGCCGCTTTCGGCGCCAAGTATGACGGAGATCCGCGCATCGCTTTTATTACGATGGGGCTCGTCGGTTATTGGGGCGAGTGGCATACGTGGCCGAACGACGGCAGCAACGGGACCGAGAACTGGATGATTTCCGATGCCGGCGCCAACGTGCTGATGGACGCGTACAATGCGGCTTTCCGTAAGACGCCGGTCGAAAACCGCTATCCGCGATCGGGCGGAGGCACGCATCTGACTTCGCTGTCGCGCATCGGCTATCACGACGACTCCTTTGCGTACAAAGAGAACGACCCGAATCTCGGCAAGGTCGGTAGCATGACGCTGCCGCTGTCCATGGGCGGCAAAACGGACGCACAGCTGACGCAAGCGTTGCTTTACGGCGCCGAGAACAAATGGGTAACCGGCAGCTTCGGCGGCGAAGTGCGGCCGGAAGTCCAAGGCAATTTGTTCGATCCCGCTTCCGCCACCAAAGACGACGCATTGGCCGATATCGAGATGACGCATGACACCTGGATGATTTGCCAAAACTGCAAATACAACAAGAACGACCCGAATGAAGTGGCGGCATGGCAAAAGATGGGTTACAACTTCTACGCGTCGAACGCCTATTTCAACAACACGGTATCCGGCAGCTTCAAAGTCGGCGTGCAAATCGTGAATACGGGTGTGGCGCCGTTCTACTATGATCCGGATATGTATCCGGTCGAACTCGCGCTTAAGGACGGCTCCGGCAGCATCGTGAAGACTTGGACGACGAACTGGGATTTGCGCAAAATCATGCCGTTGCAAATTCGCGCGTTCCCGGACTGGAACGTCCCGGGTAATCCGACCTATGTCAACTTCGGCACGCCGCAATATTTTGATGCCACGGTGAGTGCCGCCGGGGTGACGCCCGGTTCCTATCAGCTCGCGATGCATATCTACAATCCGCTGTGGAAAATCAAAGAAGCCGACGTTCGCGCCAAAGGCCACATGCCGAGTTATCTTCCTTGGAACAATCCTTTGCCGATCCTGTTCGCGAACCAAAGCCAGGGAGCAGACGGCTGGCTCGGTCTGGGAACGATTGCGATCCAATAA
- a CDS encoding DHA2 family efflux MFS transporter permease subunit, with product MEKEQSLPTFKRTVLVVVMLAGAFITMLNQTLLNTALPQIMKDLSISANTAQWLTTGFMLVTGVLIPVSAFLIEKFSTRRLFITAMCLFASGTLMAALAPNFPVLLFGRILQAVSDGLMLPLMQTIFLMIFPVKQRGSAMGMVGLVMAFAPAIGPTLSGWVVGNFSWRALFYMIFPIAVLIIMFASFMLENVTKITRPKIDIMSIILSSLGFGGLLYGFSSAGNHAWNSSEVVIALIAGTVAIGLFIWRQLAVEKPMLEFRVLKNWTFSLTLFIGMVVMVTMIGVELFLPLYIQTARGFTPLESGLLLLPGAIVMGIMSPITGRIFDKIGARPLALIGSVILVGMTFLFGNMTASTPYFYMMVIYAIRMFGISLMMMPVMTAGLNQLPDHLIPHGTAISNTLTQMAASVGAALLVTVMTNNTAAAVQQKLPNPMIHGVSAAFTFSTVLAFFALVLSFFIKPMKISQKEVTQDEGGSATES from the coding sequence ATGGAGAAAGAACAGTCACTTCCAACGTTTAAGCGGACTGTACTTGTGGTAGTTATGCTTGCAGGTGCTTTTATCACCATGTTAAATCAGACGCTACTCAATACCGCTTTGCCACAAATCATGAAGGATCTATCCATTTCCGCCAATACAGCTCAGTGGTTAACGACCGGGTTCATGCTTGTCACCGGGGTATTGATTCCGGTTTCTGCTTTTCTAATAGAAAAATTTTCGACAAGAAGACTGTTTATTACTGCCATGTGCCTGTTTGCGTCCGGGACATTGATGGCTGCTCTTGCACCAAACTTTCCTGTTTTATTATTCGGGAGGATTCTACAGGCGGTAAGTGACGGGCTCATGCTTCCGTTAATGCAAACGATCTTTTTAATGATTTTTCCTGTTAAGCAACGTGGGTCAGCAATGGGTATGGTGGGACTGGTAATGGCTTTTGCTCCTGCGATTGGACCGACACTTTCCGGTTGGGTTGTCGGTAACTTTTCATGGCGAGCCCTCTTTTATATGATTTTCCCAATTGCTGTACTTATAATCATGTTTGCTTCGTTTATGCTTGAAAATGTTACCAAAATAACCCGTCCAAAAATTGATATTATGTCTATTATTTTGTCATCCCTTGGATTTGGAGGATTGTTGTACGGCTTCAGCAGCGCAGGTAATCATGCCTGGAACAGTTCAGAAGTGGTCATTGCTTTGATTGCCGGTACGGTCGCAATTGGTTTGTTTATTTGGCGGCAGCTGGCTGTTGAAAAACCGATGCTTGAGTTCAGAGTGTTAAAAAACTGGACCTTCTCATTGACCTTATTTATCGGTATGGTTGTTATGGTGACGATGATCGGCGTAGAGCTTTTTCTTCCGCTTTATATACAAACGGCAAGAGGCTTTACACCGCTTGAATCGGGTTTGCTCCTGTTACCCGGTGCGATTGTGATGGGGATTATGTCGCCGATTACCGGGAGGATCTTTGATAAGATCGGAGCACGACCGTTGGCTCTTATTGGTTCGGTTATCTTAGTAGGTATGACGTTCTTGTTCGGTAACATGACCGCTTCAACGCCATACTTCTATATGATGGTCATTTACGCCATACGAATGTTCGGAATATCTCTTATGATGATGCCAGTCATGACGGCTGGATTAAACCAACTGCCTGACCATTTGATTCCACATGGAACCGCGATAAGTAACACGTTGACGCAAATGGCCGCTTCTGTTGGAGCAGCCTTGCTGGTTACGGTTATGACGAACAATACAGCGGCTGCCGTGCAGCAAAAACTTCCCAATCCAATGATTCATGGGGTCTCAGCTGCCTTTACGTTCTCCACCGTTCTGGCATTCTTTGCTTTAGTATTATCATTCTTTATAAAACCGATGAAAATATCACAGAAAGAAGTTACACAAGACGAAGGCGGTTCTGCTACTGAAAGCTAA
- a CDS encoding LacI family DNA-binding transcriptional regulator — MKLKDIAAKANVSISTVSRIINNQGNFSEDTRRKVMDIAKEYLKPGVMPAKIAGLSYTIAVFVPEVHDFVDNDPASSADLSHLKEEFESHGHRFLLATHSCGTQTSGSAYRLLSDNKIDAAIVFDPFVEDKLVDELVSRGIPYLVTNGRRYDRVQNYIDYDNRKGAYEVIQYLYRLGHRTIGLIAGPEDHLVSLNRLDGCKDAFRDLGLAWNNRHVRSGAFDPSHGYQAAKQLIGQRSGITALFAFNDMMAFGAMKALAELELKIPKDISLIGFDDLKLSEYMMPPLTTVRRFRYDISGLIVTMLTELITNKTISEVNISLKTELIERESCAPVSVNG; from the coding sequence ATGAAGCTGAAGGACATTGCTGCCAAAGCTAACGTCTCGATCAGTACCGTATCCCGTATCATCAACAACCAGGGAAATTTCAGCGAGGATACGCGCCGCAAGGTGATGGATATCGCCAAAGAATATTTGAAACCGGGCGTTATGCCTGCCAAGATCGCCGGCCTTTCGTACACCATTGCCGTATTCGTGCCGGAAGTTCACGATTTCGTGGACAACGACCCCGCCTCTTCAGCGGATTTAAGCCATCTCAAGGAAGAATTCGAATCGCACGGTCACCGGTTTCTGTTGGCGACCCATTCGTGCGGTACCCAGACGTCCGGCTCCGCTTATCGACTGCTGTCGGACAACAAGATCGACGCTGCGATCGTATTCGATCCGTTCGTCGAAGACAAGCTGGTCGACGAGCTTGTGAGTCGGGGGATTCCTTATCTCGTGACGAACGGCAGGAGGTATGACCGGGTCCAAAACTATATCGATTACGATAATCGCAAGGGGGCTTATGAGGTCATACAGTATTTGTATCGCCTCGGTCATCGGACAATCGGCTTGATCGCGGGGCCGGAAGACCACCTCGTCAGCTTGAATCGGCTGGACGGCTGCAAGGACGCCTTCCGCGATTTGGGCCTCGCTTGGAACAATCGGCACGTTCGGTCGGGGGCGTTTGACCCGTCGCACGGCTATCAAGCAGCCAAGCAGTTGATCGGGCAGCGGAGCGGGATTACCGCGCTGTTTGCCTTTAACGATATGATGGCCTTCGGCGCTATGAAGGCATTAGCCGAACTGGAGCTGAAAATTCCCAAGGACATTTCCCTTATCGGATTCGACGATCTTAAGCTGTCCGAATATATGATGCCGCCTCTGACGACCGTCAGACGATTCCGTTACGACATCAGCGGACTTATCGTCACTATGCTGACCGAGCTCATTACGAACAAGACGATTTCCGAAGTCAACATCAGCCTGAAGACGGAACTGATCGAGCGCGAGTCGTGCGCTCCCGTGTCCGTCAATGGATAA
- a CDS encoding group II intron maturase-specific domain-containing protein has protein sequence MDIIRVRTHRRIPLTTFQIIDSINPVIRGWGNYFRKTHVRKLFNRLQRYPGSG, from the coding sequence ATGGATATCATTAGAGTTCGAACGCACAGACGCATACCGCTCACTACCTTCCAAATCATCGACTCCATAAACCCTGTCATACGGGGATGGGGTAACTACTTCCGTAAGACTCATGTAAGAAAATTGTTTAACCGCCTCCAACGATACCCCGGTTCCGGTTGA
- a CDS encoding glycoside hydrolase family 31 protein codes for MSLKKNVEIELLPGEVWWGGAVHDGTRMPYGQAEDAVAIDLTNLLENSGAPFLVSNRGRFLWLDRPFSFAFRSGILSVKSDEEIVQPSEGFINLPGAYRQASRKHFPAQGRMPDPIAFTAPQYCTWMEMHYEPTQEKTIAYAMEILRNGFPPGVLIIDDNWMKDYGTWEFHAERFPDPKRMLDTLHDLGFKVMLWVCPYVSPDSQTARELDKQGLLVQDNEGRMALRRWWNGCSAVLDYTYPPAFEWFKGKLDELVSRYGVDGFKFDAGDPSENDAGVWATGYRWRGSGIPNEDCAAYSRLGLHYPLSEYRASWKAGGAPLMQRLRDKPHSWGEDGLKALIPNAIAQGLTGYPFNCPDMIGGGWDGDLRTTPFDAELFVRYAQCAALFPMMQFSTAPWNVLDEEHLGYCKDAVRLRVAMGPEIIRLAGAAATAGEPMLRPMAFEFPDDGWEIVKDQFMLGSSILVAPVLEKGASERLIRFPEGTWRGEDGSRITGPCTVSVAAPLSRLPWYRKENPFDSFLRKF; via the coding sequence ATGTCATTGAAAAAAAACGTGGAGATCGAGCTGTTGCCCGGTGAGGTTTGGTGGGGCGGCGCCGTGCACGACGGGACGCGAATGCCCTATGGCCAAGCCGAAGATGCCGTCGCGATAGATTTAACGAACTTGCTGGAAAACTCGGGCGCGCCTTTCCTTGTATCGAACCGCGGCCGATTTCTATGGCTGGATCGGCCTTTTTCTTTTGCGTTTCGCTCCGGAATCTTGTCGGTAAAATCCGACGAAGAGATTGTTCAGCCTTCTGAAGGTTTTATTAATTTGCCGGGTGCCTATCGTCAAGCATCTCGGAAGCATTTTCCCGCGCAAGGCCGCATGCCCGATCCGATCGCATTCACGGCACCCCAATATTGCACATGGATGGAAATGCACTATGAGCCGACACAGGAAAAAACGATTGCTTACGCGATGGAGATATTACGGAACGGTTTTCCACCGGGCGTTCTGATTATCGACGATAACTGGATGAAGGATTATGGCACCTGGGAATTTCATGCCGAACGTTTTCCGGATCCCAAGCGAATGCTCGATACGCTTCACGATTTGGGTTTCAAAGTGATGCTTTGGGTTTGCCCTTACGTAAGTCCCGACAGTCAAACGGCAAGGGAGCTGGATAAACAAGGACTTCTCGTGCAGGACAATGAGGGCCGGATGGCGCTTCGCCGCTGGTGGAACGGCTGCAGCGCGGTGCTTGATTATACGTACCCTCCTGCTTTCGAGTGGTTCAAGGGCAAGCTGGATGAACTGGTGTCCCGCTACGGCGTCGACGGCTTCAAATTCGATGCCGGCGATCCATCCGAAAATGATGCGGGCGTTTGGGCGACCGGGTATCGTTGGCGCGGCTCCGGCATTCCAAACGAGGATTGCGCGGCTTACAGCCGGTTAGGTCTTCATTACCCGCTCAGCGAATATCGCGCCAGCTGGAAAGCGGGAGGCGCTCCGCTCATGCAGCGGCTGCGCGATAAACCGCACTCGTGGGGGGAAGACGGCCTGAAAGCGCTCATTCCGAACGCGATCGCCCAAGGTCTGACGGGCTACCCGTTTAATTGTCCGGACATGATCGGAGGGGGCTGGGATGGAGACTTGCGGACGACGCCGTTCGATGCGGAGCTGTTCGTCCGTTATGCGCAATGCGCCGCACTGTTTCCGATGATGCAGTTTTCTACCGCTCCCTGGAATGTGCTGGACGAGGAGCATTTGGGCTATTGCAAGGATGCGGTTCGTTTGCGGGTCGCCATGGGACCGGAAATCATCCGGCTGGCCGGGGCCGCGGCAACGGCAGGAGAGCCGATGCTGAGGCCGATGGCTTTTGAGTTTCCGGATGACGGCTGGGAGATCGTCAAGGACCAGTTCATGCTCGGCTCATCGATATTGGTCGCTCCGGTACTGGAGAAAGGCGCGTCGGAACGGCTGATCCGTTTTCCGGAAGGCACGTGGCGTGGCGAAGACGGAAGCCGGATAACGGGCCCTTGTACCGTGTCCGTTGCAGCCCCGCTCTCCAGGCTTCCTTGGTATCGCAAGGAAAATCCGTTTGACTCCTTTTTGCGCAAATTTTAG